From Rhinatrema bivittatum chromosome 5, aRhiBiv1.1, whole genome shotgun sequence, the proteins below share one genomic window:
- the LOC115091670 gene encoding olfactory receptor 52R1-like, producing the protein MLSVNSTHRHPSAFILIGIPGLEAAHIWISIPFCLMYIMACIGNCTVLYIIKTERSLHEPMYYFLSMLALTDLVLSTSVSPKMLALFWFHSNELLFETCLFQMFFVHCFFSIESGVFLAMAIDRYVAICNPLRHLVILSNSVIIRIGLVILIRGVLLSIPFCLLLIRLPFCSNKVIMFSYCGYFAVTKLACADTLIDTVYGQTVAILVVGFDVTFTVLSYVMILRVVFRLPTWAARLKAFSTCGSHISVILTFYILALFTFLTHSFGHSIPLHVHVIVSNLYLLLPPMFNPIIYGVKTKQIRSQLLAMLHFNRNK; encoded by the coding sequence ATGTTATCTGTGAATAGCACTCACCGGCACCCATCAGCATTTATCCTCATTGGAATCCCAGGGCTGGAGGCTGCACACATCTGGATCTCTATCCCATTCTGCCTGATGTACATCATGGCTTGTATTGGAAACTGCACTGTTCTGTACATTATAAAAACTGAGAGGAGCCTTCATGAGCCCATGTATTACTTCCTTTCCATGCTGGCTCTCACTGATCTGGTGTTATCAACATCTGTATCACCTAAAATGCTGGCCCTGTTTTGGTTCCATTCCAATGAACTCCTTTTTGAAACTTGCCTGTTCCAGATGTTTTTTGTCCACTGTTTCTTCTCCATAGAGTCAGGAGTCTTTTTGGCCATGGCCATTGATCGCTATGTGGCAATCTGCAACCCACTGAGACACTTGGTCATCCTATCCAATTCCGTCATAATAAGGATAGGACTGGTGATATTAATCAGAGGTGTGCTGTTATCAATCCCATTTTGCCTTCTTCTGATCAGGCTTCCATTCTGCTCCAATAAAGTTATCATGTTTTCCTACTGTGGGTATTTTGCAGTGACAAAACTCGCCTGTGCTGATACACTGATTGACACTGTGTATGGACAGACTGTTGCCATTTTGGTTGTGGGGTTTGATGTGACTTTTACCGTCTTGTCTTATGTCATGATTCTGAGAGTGGTCTTCAGGCTTCCAACCTGGGCTGCACGCCTGAAAGCCTTCAGCACCTGCGGGTCCCACATTTCTGTCATTCTAACCTTTTACATCCTGGCTCTATTTACATTTTTAACGCACAGTTTTGGTCACAGTATTCCTCTTCATGTTCATGTAATCGTGTCCAATCTTTACCTCCTTCTGCCTCCCATGTTCAATCCTATAATCTATGGTGTGAAAACCAAACAGATTCGTTCTCAGCTGCTGGCAATGCTTCACTTTAATAGGAACAAGTaa